The sequence CGCCGGTATTGAACTGGATCGAAAAGTCCTCGCCGACATCGCAGTGAATGACGAGGCTGGTTTCGGGCAGCTTGTTACCCTCGCAAAAGGGTAGGCTAACACAACTGCCGTTAATTTGCATATCGTAACGAATTAATACATAAAAAGCTACGAAGGGACCTATGTAAGTAGTTGAGATCTCTCAACCAGAGAGACCGTGTCATCGGCTGGAAGCACGGTTTTGAGAGCAACTACTGAATTTCATCCTGGAGCTGTTTGAAAAGAAATAATGAAGCGGACAGATTCCACGAATCTGTCAAGCGGGGTGGTACCGCGGAAGTAGATGTCTATCGCTTTCGTCCCCATAAGGAAATCAATCCTTATGGAGCGAAGTGATAGGCGTTTTTTTATGGTTGTCGGTTGTTGGTAACTTGTTTGTGGTGGTAAAGATACTCTCGCTTGCTACACGATTAACTGATGCCTAAAAGTCTACACAACAAGTGGACTGACAACTATGCCTGTGACATCCTTTAACTCTGAGAGCCAAAAAAACAGAGGTAACTATGAAGGCAGAATTACAAGCGATTCAAGCAGAAGCCCTTGAAGCTTTGAAATCGGTGCAAACATCGGACGCGCTTGAATCGCTCAGGATTACGTATTTCGGACGTAGGGGAAAACTAACCGATGTCATGAAAGGCATGGGTAAACTTTCCAAAGAGGAGCGTCCAATAATTGGCAAACTCGCAAATGAGGTCCGTGCTACGCTCACAGAAGCATTCGAGGAGGCGACGCAGGCATTGCATCGTCAACAACAGGAACAGCAGCTTGAAGCAGAAGCCGTTGACATCACCCTTCCCGGACGGAAGCCTGCTTACGGGAAAGCACACCCTATCATGCAGACCTTGGAACGGATTGAGGCGATTTTCTGTCAAATGGGGTTTGAAGTAGTGACAGGACCGAACATTGAGACCGAGTATTACAACTTCGATGCCCTGAATACGCCTGCTGACCACCCCGCTCGCGACTTACATGATACCTTTTACCTAACGGATGGACGCCTCTTGCGTACGCATAATTCGCCTGTTCAGATCCGCACCATGGAAAATCAGAAACCACCCGTCCGAATTATCGTACCGGGGAAATGCTATCGTGTAGATTATGATGTCTCACACACACCGATGTTCCATCAGGTAGAAGGACTTCTCGTGGATACGCACGCCACTTTTAGTGAGTTAAAGGGGATTCTAACCGCCTTCGCACGGCAGATGTTTGGCGACCAGACCCAGATGCGGTTCCGTCCGCATTTCTTTCCTTTCACAGAGCCGAGTGCAGAGATGGATATCTCGTGTGCTGTCTGTCAGGGAAAAGGGTGTCGGAGTTGTGGTGGCACCGGGTGGGTCGAAATCCTTGGTGCAGGTGCTGTTGATCCAGCGGTATTTGAAGCCGTGAACTACGATCCAGATCAGGTCACAGGATTCGCCTTCGGTATAGGGGTGGAGCGGATGGCGAACCTCCAATTCCGTATCCCGGACATCCGCACCCTCTATGAGAACGATCTCCGTTTCTTACGTCAGTTTTAGAAGGAGGAAGCGCGTAAAGTTAGCAAGTGTGCTAAAGTCTGTAAAGTTGCTTCGGACCCATGTACAACTTTAGCTCACCTTAGAACACTTTACGGACTTTATCATGAACGTAACCCTGAATTGGCTTAAAACTTACATCGACTTTGACCTTTCTCCAAGTGAACTCGCTGATCGACTAACGATGTTAGGGATTGAGGTTGAATCCATCAAGCAGCTCGGAGCTGGACTTGAAGGTGTCATCGTCGGCAGTATTTCCTCTATTCGACCACATCCAAATGCTGACAAACTCGTTCTTTGTCAGGTAGATGTTGGCGAGGCGGAAGAACTCCAGATCGTTTGCGGGGCACCGAACGCCCGAGAGGCCATGCTTGCCCCCGTCGCTACAATCGGGGCGACACTGCCCATCGGTTTAACAATCAAAAGCGCGAAACTGCGCGGCGAAACTTCGCAAGGAATGCTCTGCTCTGAAAAGGAATTAGGACTCTCTGACGATGCCGCCGGTTTAATGGAATTGCCAGCGGATACGCCTCTCGGTACACCGCTCTCAGAGGCTCTCGGATTGGACGATGTTGTGTTTGAACTGGAAATTACCCCTAACCGTCCCGATTGCCTCAGCCTGATCGGTGTCGCTCGCGAAATCCGAGCGGAAACCGGAAATCCCTTAAAACTTCCATCTGGCGATCTGAAGGAAAGTGAAACCGATATCCAAGAACTAACCTCCGTGACGATCGACGCGCCAGATCTCTGCCCGCGTTACGCAGCACGCGTCATTCAAGGTGTTAAAGTAGGGGAATCCCCTGCATGGCTGCAACAACGGCTTGAATCTGTGGGTATCGGTGTTATTAACAACATTGTTGATATTACAAACTTCGTCTTGATGGAGTACGGGCAACCCCTTCATGCCTTCGATTATCACAAACTCACAGCCGTTAAATATGGGCTTGCAAGCTGCGCCCTGAGGCGTATCGTTGTGCGCCGCGCAGCGGACGGTGAACACCTAACAACGCTTGACGAAGTTGAACGCGAACTCACCGCTGATATGCTCGTCATCGCTGATGCCGAAAAGCCCGTTGCACTCGCTGGAATTATGGGTGGCTACGATTCCGAGATCACCGAAACGACCCGCGATGTCCTACTGGAGAGTGCTTACTTTAATCCGTCAAGTGTTCGTGCTACCGCAAAAGCATTGGGCATAAGCACAGAAGCCTCCTATAGATTTGAACGTGGTGCCGATCCGGGCGTAGTCATTACAGCTCTTGACCGCGCAGCGCAACTCATCGCCGAGTTGGCAGGCGGCACCGTCTGTGAAGGTGTCGTTGATGTCTACCCGGGACAGCAGCCCTTAACCCGAATTCAACTGCGTCCCGAACGCGTCAATTTCGTATTAGGGACTACAATTGAAACGGCGGAAATGGTGCAGATTTTGAATCGTCTCGACTTTGATGTAGAAACTTCAGGGGATGTTTATCAGGTCACTGTACCGACGTTCAGGTCAGACGTTACCCGCGAAATCGACCTCATTGAGGAAATCGCACGGGTCTACGGCTATGACAATATCCCGACAACACTGCCCAAAGGCGATATTCCCATACCACCGCCAAACCCAAAGACAGAAGTGCACAACCGCATAAAGCGTTTTCTCCTCGCTGCCGGAATGATGGAGGTGGTGAACTACAGTTTTTGTGATCCGAACTGCTTTGACAAAATTCGGTTGAATGCGAATGATCCGCTTCGTGATACCCTGAAACTCCGAAACCCGTTAAGCCCCGAAATGTCGGTGCTCCGCACAACACTGCTGCCAAGTCTACTGGAGAACGCGCAACACAACCGCAATCACCAGATAGATACTATCACACTCTTTGAAATAGGAAGCATCTTCATCGGCAATGACGAAAACGGTAGAATAGAGACACTTGAACCGGCGCGCGTTACAGGTATCCTCGCCGGACAGATTGGAGAAGGCATCTACAGCAACCCGTACCGACAACCGGATTTCTTCGACATCAAAGGGCTCGTAGAGGGTATACTCGAAGTGTGCGGCATTGTTGATTACACATTGCAGAAGACGGACATGCCAATCTTCCATCCGGGCAGAAATGCAGAGGTACTATTGGACGATAGGCGAATCGGAACTTTCGGAGAAGCGCATCCAACAGTTCTCGAAAACTACGATTTACCGTATAAGGCTTATCTCTTTGAGTTCGACCTTGAAGGCTTAGTGGACACTGCTGTGTTTGCCAAACGTTTCGAGCCGATTTCCATCTATCCTAAGGTTGCGCGTGACCTTGCGATTGTCGTAGATAAGGAGATATTGTCAGATATGCCGACAGAACTTATCTACACGACGGGTGGAGACATCGTAGAATCGGTTCGTCTGTTCGATGTCTATGAGGGGGAACAGGTACCGGAGGGGAAGAAGAGTCTCGCCTATACCATCACCTATCATTCCGCAACCGAGACCTTGACAGACAAAGCCGTCAATGCCCTTCACAACAAGGTTGTTGAACGTCTCAATCAGGAACTTGGTGCGGAACTACGGATGTAGGGTTATGCAGGCACACCGGATAAAAAACCTATTTTCTGTCATCGCGCGTCATTACGACTTTCTCAACTCGCTGTTAAGTTTGAAACGCGACAGAAGTTGGCGGCACGAAACCGTTAAGGTCAGTGATGTCAAACCGGCGAGCAAGGTGTTAGATGTCTGTACAGGTACAGGTGAACTTGCCCTTGCATACTCGGACAAAATTGGGGCGGAGGGTTTTGTCATCGGTTCAGATTTCTGCTTCGAGATGCTCGTTATCGGAAATCAGAAAGTCGGAACTGGAAGAGGGGAACAAAAGAGAGGAAGGATGGAAGAGGGGAAGGATGGGGACCCCAACCTTCCACCTTTCCACCCTTCCAGTCCAACGCCTTCCCTCCTTCCAACCCCTTCTGCCAGCCCCCGTTTCCTGGCAGCGGATACCCTCATTCTGCCCTTTCTGGACGATACCTTCGATGTTGTCTCTGTAGGTTTCGGGATTCGGAACGTTGCGGATTTAGAAATGGGGATACGTGAGATGACACGCGTTGCTGCGCCGGGAGGTCGAGTCGTTATCTTGGAGTTTACACAACCCGTAAATCCACTATTTCGGAGTCTCTACTATTTCTATTTCACGAAGATTTTACCTTTCATCGGGAACTTAATCTCACGCAACAAAGACGATGCGTACGGGTATCTCCCCCGTTCAGTTATGAAATTCCCGGATTGTGATGCTCTGAAAACGGTAATGGAGCAGTGTGGATTGATGGATGTACAGTATTACCGAAAAACGTTCGGTATCGTGGCAATTCACGTTGGTAAGAAACCTGATAAGGCATCGTCTGAATCAGGATTTACAGGATTATAAGACTTTCAGGATTGTGAAAGCAGCAGGTATGTGTTTATGGTAGCGATGTTTTCTCTTATGCCTTCACCAAACGCTCTACATGTGCCACAACGGACTCGGACACCCCCTCTAAACTATAGCCACCTTCCAATGCCGAGACAACACGCCCTGATGCGGTCTCTTCGGCAAACTCAAGAATTAGGTCCGTCAGTGCGGCAAATCCGTCCGCTGTGAGTTCAGTTCCGGCGAGCGGATCCAGGTAGTGTGCATCGAAGCCTGCCGAAATTAATATGACTTCCGGTGAAAAATCTTGTAAGACGGGGATGAGAACATCCGTAAAGACCGCGGTGTATTCGCTATCACCACTCCCTGTAGGCATCGGTACATTCAGCGTTGTACCATGCGCTTTTCCGTTACCACGCTCGCGACTTGAACCCGTCCCGGGATAGAGCGGTGACTGGTGGATAGAGAAAAAGAAGACCGTCTCATCTTCATAAAAAATGTCTTGTGTGCCGTTCCCGTGATGAACATCCCAGTCAACAATCGCAACTTTCCCGATCCCGTGTTCACGCTGAAGATACCGAGCAGCAATCGCGATGTTGTTGAATAAGCAAAAACCCATGCTTTGTCCCTGCGTAGCGTGGTGTCCCGGTGGACGCACCATAGCAAAAGCATTTTTCACGGTTCCCGTTGCGACTGCATCCGCCACACGCAGGACACCACCTGTCGAAAGCAGCGCAATATCAAACGATTCGTGACAAACGGTGGTGTCGTAAGTGAGCGGGATTTCTCGTTCGCAGTGTTGCTGGATATGTGCTGGATAGGCAGGATTGTGTGCGTAACAGAGTTGATCTACGCTTGCCGGAATAGGTTCAATAGCGTGCAATTGGTCCCAGATGTCGCTTTCCTGAAGTGCTGCTAAACTCGCGCGGAGCCGGTCTGGTCGCTCTGGGTGTCCCGGACCGGTATCGTGATTAAGGTAGTCTGGATGATAGGCGAACCCTGTTTTTTGTGTCATAACCGTTTTTTCTCGTGTATTCA comes from Candidatus Poribacteria bacterium and encodes:
- a CDS encoding class I SAM-dependent methyltransferase; this translates as MQAHRIKNLFSVIARHYDFLNSLLSLKRDRSWRHETVKVSDVKPASKVLDVCTGTGELALAYSDKIGAEGFVIGSDFCFEMLVIGNQKVGTGRGEQKRGRMEEGKDGDPNLPPFHPSSPTPSLLPTPSASPRFLAADTLILPFLDDTFDVVSVGFGIRNVADLEMGIREMTRVAAPGGRVVILEFTQPVNPLFRSLYYFYFTKILPFIGNLISRNKDDAYGYLPRSVMKFPDCDALKTVMEQCGLMDVQYYRKTFGIVAIHVGKKPDKASSESGFTGL
- the pheT gene encoding phenylalanine--tRNA ligase subunit beta is translated as MNVTLNWLKTYIDFDLSPSELADRLTMLGIEVESIKQLGAGLEGVIVGSISSIRPHPNADKLVLCQVDVGEAEELQIVCGAPNAREAMLAPVATIGATLPIGLTIKSAKLRGETSQGMLCSEKELGLSDDAAGLMELPADTPLGTPLSEALGLDDVVFELEITPNRPDCLSLIGVAREIRAETGNPLKLPSGDLKESETDIQELTSVTIDAPDLCPRYAARVIQGVKVGESPAWLQQRLESVGIGVINNIVDITNFVLMEYGQPLHAFDYHKLTAVKYGLASCALRRIVVRRAADGEHLTTLDEVERELTADMLVIADAEKPVALAGIMGGYDSEITETTRDVLLESAYFNPSSVRATAKALGISTEASYRFERGADPGVVITALDRAAQLIAELAGGTVCEGVVDVYPGQQPLTRIQLRPERVNFVLGTTIETAEMVQILNRLDFDVETSGDVYQVTVPTFRSDVTREIDLIEEIARVYGYDNIPTTLPKGDIPIPPPNPKTEVHNRIKRFLLAAGMMEVVNYSFCDPNCFDKIRLNANDPLRDTLKLRNPLSPEMSVLRTTLLPSLLENAQHNRNHQIDTITLFEIGSIFIGNDENGRIETLEPARVTGILAGQIGEGIYSNPYRQPDFFDIKGLVEGILEVCGIVDYTLQKTDMPIFHPGRNAEVLLDDRRIGTFGEAHPTVLENYDLPYKAYLFEFDLEGLVDTAVFAKRFEPISIYPKVARDLAIVVDKEILSDMPTELIYTTGGDIVESVRLFDVYEGEQVPEGKKSLAYTITYHSATETLTDKAVNALHNKVVERLNQELGAELRM
- the pheS gene encoding phenylalanine--tRNA ligase subunit alpha, producing MKAELQAIQAEALEALKSVQTSDALESLRITYFGRRGKLTDVMKGMGKLSKEERPIIGKLANEVRATLTEAFEEATQALHRQQQEQQLEAEAVDITLPGRKPAYGKAHPIMQTLERIEAIFCQMGFEVVTGPNIETEYYNFDALNTPADHPARDLHDTFYLTDGRLLRTHNSPVQIRTMENQKPPVRIIVPGKCYRVDYDVSHTPMFHQVEGLLVDTHATFSELKGILTAFARQMFGDQTQMRFRPHFFPFTEPSAEMDISCAVCQGKGCRSCGGTGWVEILGAGAVDPAVFEAVNYDPDQVTGFAFGIGVERMANLQFRIPDIRTLYENDLRFLRQF
- a CDS encoding histone deacetylase, whose product is MTQKTGFAYHPDYLNHDTGPGHPERPDRLRASLAALQESDIWDQLHAIEPIPASVDQLCYAHNPAYPAHIQQHCEREIPLTYDTTVCHESFDIALLSTGGVLRVADAVATGTVKNAFAMVRPPGHHATQGQSMGFCLFNNIAIAARYLQREHGIGKVAIVDWDVHHGNGTQDIFYEDETVFFFSIHQSPLYPGTGSSRERGNGKAHGTTLNVPMPTGSGDSEYTAVFTDVLIPVLQDFSPEVILISAGFDAHYLDPLAGTELTADGFAALTDLILEFAEETASGRVVSALEGGYSLEGVSESVVAHVERLVKA